The Chlorogloeopsis sp. ULAP01 sequence TGCAATTTGTTGGCGGAGAATTTGAGCTTTACACTTGCGATAGCTAATAATTATTAACACTAAAATTATAGGCACTGAAATTACCGTACATCCTGTAAGAGTATCTGTGGCAATATCATTTTGTTTGCTTGGATGAACTTGTGCTTGCAAAGCTGTTGGTAGATACGTCATCTTAAAAATTTGAAATTTTTCAATTAATACAGATATACAGCGATTTCAAGCTGGATTACTCAGAGCAATTGAATTTTATAAGATTCTTTAGTTTGAGTTCCTGATAACTTAGATAAAACAGTATTTTCGGTTCATAATCTCAAATTTCGCTGACGCGATCGCTACATCTTGCTCATCCTGATTTGCTTACAGTAAAATTTGTGCTTGTTTGAAAATAAAAGTATAATTTATACCTTAGTTGGTTAAATACACTAGCCTTTGATGTTCTTGTTAAGTCAGGTTAATAGCGTATTTAACTGAAATATTGGCAAAGTGTGAAAAGTGTTTTTAGACCATACTCTTACCTAAAATACTGCTTGTCTAAATTAATATGATGGACTAGTAGTTCAGGAATTTTTAAGCTCCTCATTTCCATACTTGTTCTAAAATCAATCTAACTATTAGATGTGCGAATTACTAGCATTAGCCAGTATGACTGCAATTCTTAGGAGATAAAAAAATGCTTGCACATAAACTGCCTAACGGCCCTCAAAGTCATCCTTGGGTACAGACATATCAGTGGATGAGTAGCCCGTTGGAATATATGGAAGACTGTGCAAAACGCTACGGCGATATCTTCACTCTTAGGATCGGCCCAGTTTTTACTCCTCAAGTGTTTATTAGCAATCCTCAAGCGATTCAACAGATTTTTACCACTGATCCAAAACAGTTGGACTCCGGTGAATCAGCAGGTATTAAATCGCCTCTATTGGGACAACAATCTCTATTGACATTAGAAGGAAAACCTCACCAACGGCAAAGAAAGCTTTTAACTCCTCCTTTACATGGAGAACGGATGTTAGCTTATGGTGAACTGATTCGTGAGATCACATTGCAAGTAAGCGATTGCTCTCCAGTTGGAGAACAATTTTCAGTTCTGCCATCTATGCAAACAATATCCTTCCAGGTAATTTTAAAAGCAGTATTTGGTCTAGAGGAAGGGCCGCGTTACGAAAAACTGAGACAAAGGTTGATTGCCATACTCAATCCCAAAGCGCCTCTGTTGACAGCACTCATGTTTCTTTTCCCGATACTGCGTAAGGATTTTGGACGGTGGAGTCCTTGGGGAATCTTTATGCACAAAATCCAGCAACTTGACGAACTCATCTATGCCGAGATTCAAGAACGCAAAGAGCAACCCGATCCATCTCGAACTGATATTCTGTCTTTAATGATGGCGGCGAGGGACGAACAAGGGCAGCCAATGACAGATGTAGAGTTACGCGATGAGTTAATTACTTTATTAGTAGCAGGTCATGAAACAACAGCAAGTTCTTTAGCATGGGCGCTCTACTGGATTCACCATCTTCCTGATGTGCGCGAGAAACTGTTGCAAGAACTAGATGGACTAGGTACTAATCCCGATCCAAACATGATTTTGCGATCGCCCTATTTAAATGCTGTCTGCTGTGAAACACTGCGCCTATATCCAGTGGTGATGCTGGCATTAAATAGATTGGTAAAATCACCGCTAGAAATTATGGGCTACGAGTTGGAGCCTGGTACTTTAGTGATTCCCTGTATTTATTTAACTCATCATCGAGAAGATTTGTATCCCGAATCCAAGCTGTTTAAGCCAGGGCGTTTTCTAGAACGTCAATTTGCTCCCTATGAGTATTTACCATTTGGTGGTGGTAACCGTCGCTGTATAGGTATGGCATTTGCTTTGTTTGAAATGAAAATGGTTCTGGCTACGCTGTTGTCTCGCTGGCAGATGGAATTAGCTGATAGTAAACCAGTACAGGCAGTACGTAATGGCGCTCTATTTAGACCTAGTGGTGGTGTCAGGATGGTGGTGAAGGGGAGGCGTGTATACCAAGAGCAACCCTCCGAATCTGTGAGTAGTTCAATTAAGTGATTCAGGGTGGGTTATAAAAACAATCGGTAACGAAGATTGTAAGTAAAACCAATTTTTAAGATTAGGATATGCAGGCTTTTTGTATAGTATCCATCACAGAATCTGCAAACTGCTTTGCTGTCTTGACACTTACTAAAGGAATGACATAAGCAAAAGTACAAAATAGGTGTTCGTGAAAAGTTACTACTCCTAACCAAAAACAAGTGCCAACTATATGCTGTCCCGTAGCAAAATATAGTTCTTTTAATTTAAAAGAACCATATTTTTCTGGTAAGTTAAATTGTCCTCTATTTGAAATATGTGTAGTTGTGCTTCTTCCCATATTATGAACTGAAGCTTTGTTGAGAAAATCTTTATTAAATTTCCGAAAATTATCTGCATTTGAAACTTGAAAAAGCGGTAATTTACTATTAGTAGATTGGTTAATTTTTAGCTTGCATTCTCGTGCTAAATCCCAAAAATGGGTATCTTTTTCTAAACAGTGAATTTCTTCTATTCCAGAAATAAAGCAACCAATGTGTTTATCCATCACTTCAGGTTGACAAAATTTTCGTAAATTTACATTTGAGCCACAAGATAATTTTATATTTTTGATATTGCCATAACGAAAGACAATTTTTGCCGTTTCCAATAACATAGCAGCGCAAAGTGCACCATGTACTGTTGTTTTCTCTTGTTTGCAGCGTTCTTTCAATAAAACAGTTATATCTTTCCTTAAAATTTTGGTGACAAGACAGGTACGACGCTGGCTTGGAGATGCTTCTTCTTCAATGATTAACTTTGGTGAATGATTTTCTCGATGAGATTTTTCTTGAGC is a genomic window containing:
- a CDS encoding cytochrome P450 — encoded protein: MLAHKLPNGPQSHPWVQTYQWMSSPLEYMEDCAKRYGDIFTLRIGPVFTPQVFISNPQAIQQIFTTDPKQLDSGESAGIKSPLLGQQSLLTLEGKPHQRQRKLLTPPLHGERMLAYGELIREITLQVSDCSPVGEQFSVLPSMQTISFQVILKAVFGLEEGPRYEKLRQRLIAILNPKAPLLTALMFLFPILRKDFGRWSPWGIFMHKIQQLDELIYAEIQERKEQPDPSRTDILSLMMAARDEQGQPMTDVELRDELITLLVAGHETTASSLAWALYWIHHLPDVREKLLQELDGLGTNPDPNMILRSPYLNAVCCETLRLYPVVMLALNRLVKSPLEIMGYELEPGTLVIPCIYLTHHREDLYPESKLFKPGRFLERQFAPYEYLPFGGGNRRCIGMAFALFEMKMVLATLLSRWQMELADSKPVQAVRNGALFRPSGGVRMVVKGRRVYQEQPSESVSSSIK
- a CDS encoding condensation domain-containing protein, translated to MNSLNRKLGLVENLFKILNDLGSMIDVNVARIEGQLTPDILQQALNLVQKRHPMLQVHIVESSDGAYFNSEGTSKIPLHIINKQDENQWLEIAEDELHKKFSASMEPLCRVTFLPSSTSNGTSEIIATFHHAVTDGMSCMRFFDDLLSYCQQITDGEDIDTVVTMELLLPLEKMLANNLPSHNQAEEAQEKSHRENHSPKLIIEEEASPSQRRTCLVTKILRKDITVLLKERCKQEKTTVHGALCAAMLLETAKIVFRYGNIKNIKLSCGSNVNLRKFCQPEVMDKHIGCFISGIEEIHCLEKDTHFWDLARECKLKINQSTNSKLPLFQVSNADNFRKFNKDFLNKASVHNMGRSTTTHISNRGQFNLPEKYGSFKLKELYFATGQHIVGTCFWLGVVTFHEHLFCTFAYVIPLVSVKTAKQFADSVMDTIQKACIS